In Phlebotomus papatasi isolate M1 chromosome 1, Ppap_2.1, whole genome shotgun sequence, the following proteins share a genomic window:
- the LOC129799186 gene encoding 39S ribosomal protein L44, mitochondrial, producing the protein MFLVRNALKLPVKILQASTESNKVFSRDVKRWVSPTLKELRRRRQKVGPEPLRPRSSHLEWNYKAEVFAFGSRLNEKFDEKVLRQAFTHRSYIIQEELKQKEVGIEQPDVALLDNREMVQVGEELIAKYLDQYVETFLPKVPLDGRIAVRKYLMSEENLAHISSYIGTKDLILSAEFPVTQSTLSDTFKAVVAALEATDSERANLFVRDFVFTQLNQKDLDEIWVVQNPLQYLQDYCSRNNLGEVEPRLIGECGKNTILAAYHVGIYCNRKLLGTGFGENVDIAIEEAAKDSLRDIFNTQTWRQPIDFHQKLPQTKTPSH; encoded by the exons atgtttttggTGAGAAATGCATTGAAATTGCCGGTGAAAATCCTTCAGGCATCGACAGAGAGCAATAAAGTGTTCA gcAGGGATGTGAAACGCTGGGTGTCTCCAACTCTCAAGGAACTCCGTCGAAGGAGGCAAAAAGTCGGTCCGGAGCCCCTTCGGCCACGTTCATCCCACTTGGAATGGAACTACAAGGCTGAGGTGTTTGCCTTTGGGAGTCGTTTGAATGAGAAATTCGACGAAAAGGTCCTCCGGCAGGCTTTCACGCATCGCTCTTACATAATTCAGGAAGAGCTGAAGCAGAAGGAAGTGGGCATTGAACAGCCGGATGTGGCTCTGTTGGACAATAGGGAGATGGTGCAGGTAGGTGAGGAACTGATAGCTAAGTATCTCGATCAGTACGTGGAGACGTTCTTGCCAAAAGTCCCTCTCGATGGGAGAATCGCGGTGAGGAAGTATTTGATGAGTGAAGAGAATCTCGCTCACATCTCCAGTTACATCGGCACGAAGGATCTCATTCTGTCAGCTGAATTTCCCGTCACACAATCCACCCTCTCGGATACCTTCAAAGCTGTCGTTGCAGCTCTGGAAGCCACAGATTCCGAGAGGGCGAATTTATTTGTGAGGGATTTTGTCTTCACTCAGCTCAATCAGAAGGATCTCGATGAGATTTGGGTGGTGCAAAATCCCCTGCAGTACCTCCAAGATTACTGCTCCAGGAACAATCTCGGGGAAGTTGAACCGAGGCTCATTGGCGAATGCGGCAAGAATACAATCCTGGCCGCCTATCACGTGGGCATCTATTGCAATCGGAAGCTCCTGGGCACAGGATTCGGGGAAAACGTAGATATAGCGATAGAAGAGGCAGCAAAAGATTCCTTGAGGGACATTTTCAACACACAGACTTGGAGACAACCCATTGACTTCCATCAGAAACTCCCTCAAACCAAAACTCCTTCCCATTag
- the LOC129799185 gene encoding centromere protein J, whose protein sequence is MEENQLESPRKILERLKELRKWQEEQEKLLIAKQSHQRKLLAQEQSKLYEMLGCLSPRNSQVTSQEGLKNRVSGDGEFIERLSSDSLKKSSLMAKPSQEAPKKSPVNKKPFLRRGEGLTSRFRVNPDHFNLKNVPKYKYSLANKRAMKQNKENVEKVPEDLPAKKNDRKSPKKDESSEVLSSKSPQAEGPSERSWANLLEAMNLDPGKASELFQDFVKMRLNTSLESFNKGRCNGLDDLSIFELLEEKLQNSSFSSNSSTVRRLLKYDEARTEEIPPEEDPKPIPESSDEESEEEIPPRKHQVRFCEKVEVNQFSDSSSEDEDQEGNMVSTPQKADDEFLDFKVNLERKLGKFPDSASEGDSREELLTKRSEEIKERLRELEEEIEKFRNQNIALTKEKQVHELSKVDLENRRLELEDQMNDERIKMELYFHDERMKIANDKARYEKLLKDFKVPTKKEREEIKRLKEKVEELEKELKDKVAKHGAAQSRHRSQIRGLEKEIKEQGQEIEQLKKENRKLEAENVRLRRQSNNKTLQEIKRNIAKLAPAATSSPPVQETSEQRKKKSSPANQAKGKRLEAQKTIHLDDDLYSSDLSSESEEEDDTPRNELPPEKRLSGGSQDSAQKMDLKDLKREIVNSDGSRDIWYPNGNLKKISSDGMLIRMLYFNKDIKETDFNGGTVKYYYAESNTWHTSYLDGLEIYEYPNGETKHIQKDGTVEIHFPNGAVLTKKPQPDGSFQEEWQYVDGTQISRKNGEKIFTFPNGQREIHSTDHKRREYPDGTVKIVYNDGSQETRYSNGRVRLKDPTGKLIMDSETKSYKCDS, encoded by the exons ATGGAGGAGAATCAATTGGAGTCTCCACGGAAAATACTCGAACGACTGAAAGAGCTGCGAAAGTGGCAGGAAGAACAGGAAAAACTTCTAATAGCTAAGCAATCGCATCAGAGGAAGCTTCTGGCCCAGGAACAGAGTAAATTGTATGAAATGCTGGGATGTCTGTCGCCCAGGAACTCTCAGGTAACTTCCCAGGAGGGCCTGAAGAACAGGGTAAGTGGAGATGGAGAATTCATTGAAAGACTGAGCAGTGATTCGTTGAAAAAGTCTTCTCTGATGGCTAAGCCAAGTCAGGAGGCTCCTAAAAAATCCCCCGTTAACAAGAAACCCTTCCTGAGACGCGGAGAGGGTCTAACTAGTAGATTTCGTGTCAATCCTGACCATTTTAATCTCAAGAATGTCCCTAAGTACAAATATTCCCTTGCTAATAAAAGAGCGATGAAACAGAATAAAGAGAACGTTGAGAAGGTTCCGGAAGACCTTCCTGCGAAGAAAAATGACCGGAAGAGTCCGAAAAAGGATGAATCTTCGGAAGTTCTGAGTAGTAAATCTCCTCAGGCTGAAGGTCCCTCAGAGAGATCTTGGGCAAATTTGCTGGAAGCAATGAATCTCGATCCTGGAAAAGCTTCAGAGCTTTTTCAGGACTTTGTAAAGATGAGACTCAATACTTCCCTGGAGAGCTTCAACAAGGGAAGATGCAATGGCCTGGATGACTTGAGTATCTTTGAATTGTTGGAGGAGAAGCTCCAGAATTCGAGTTTCTCCTCAAATTCCAGCACAGTCCGGAGGCTTCTGAAATACGATGAAGCCAGGACAGAGGAGATCCCTCCCGAAGAGGATCCCAAGCCGATCCCAGAGTCCTCAGATGAGGAATCTGAGGAAGAAATCCCACCCAGGAAGCATCAAgtgagattttgtgaaaaagtggAAGTCAATCAGTTCAGTGATTCCTCATCCGAAGATGAAGATCAAGAGGGAAATATGGTGTCCACTCCGCAAAAGGCTGATGATGAATTCTTGGATTTCAAAGTGAATCTCGAGAGGAAACTGGGAAAATTCCCAGACAGTGCCTCAGAAGGGGATTCAAGGGAAGAATTGCTGACCAAGCGAAGCGAAGAGATCAAGGAACGCCTCAGAGAGTTAGAGGAGGAAATTGAGAAGTTCCGGAACCAAAACATTGCCCTGACGAAGGAGAAGCAAGTCCATGAGCTGTCAAAAGTCGATCTGGAAAATCGTCGACTGGAACTGGAGGATCAGATGAATGATGAGCGTATCAAGATGGAGCTCTACTTCCACGATGAACGCATGAAGATAGCCAATGACAAAGCCAGATACGAGAAGCTCCTCAAGGACTTCAAAGTGCCGACAAAGAAGGAGCGCGAGGAGATCAAAAGGCTCAAAGAAAAAGTCGAGGAACTAGAAAAAGAGCTCAAGGATAAGGTAGCCAAGCATGGAGCTGCCCAGAGTCGTCACAGATCCCAAATCCGGGGCCTGGAAAAAGAGATCAAGGAGCAAGGACAAGAAATTGAGCAGCTCAAGAAGGAGAATCGCAAGCTAGAAGCCGAGAACGTGAGACTAAGGAGACAGAGCAACAATAAAACTCTCCAGGAGATCAAGAGAAATATCGCCAAACTAGCTCCTGCAGCAACTTCCAGTCCTCCTGTCCAGGAAACCTCAGAACAGCGCAAGAAAAAATCCTCTCCGGCCAATCAGGCCAAAGGAAAGCGATTGGAAGCTCAAAAAACCATTCACCTGGACGATGATCTCTATTCCTCCGATCTGTCCAGTGAATCCGAGGAGGAGGATGACACCCCAAGAAATGAACTTCCTCCAGAAAAGAGGCTCAGCGGTGGATCTCAAGATTCTGCCCAGAAAATGGATCTCAAAGATCTCAAGCGAGAAATTGTGAATTCTGACGGAAGTCGAGACATTTGGTACCCAAATGGGAATCTCAAGAAGATCTCGTCTGACGGGATGCTGATCAGGATGCTGTACTTCAACAAGGACATCAAGGAGACGGATTTCAATGGCGGAACAGTGAAATATTACTACGCAGAGAGCAATACTTGGCACACGAGCTATCTGGACGGATTGGAGATTTACGAGTATCCCAA CGGTGAGACGAAGCACATCCAGAAGGACGGAACTGTTGAGATTCACTTTCCCAATGGAGCTGTGCTGACGAAGAAGCCGCAGCCCGATGGGAGTTTCCAGGAGGAGTGGCAGTATGTGGATGGGACTCAGATCAGCCGGAAGAATGGCGAGAAGATCTTCACGTTTCCCAATGGGCAGCGAGAGATCCACAGCACTGACCACAAGAGGAGAGAGTACCCCGACGGAACAGTGAAGATTGTGTACAACGACGGGAGTCAGGAAACACGATACTCAAATGGCAGGGTGAGACTCAAGGATCCCACCGGGAAGCTCATCATGGATTCAGAGACAAAGTCTTACAAATGTGATAGCTGA
- the LOC129799188 gene encoding uncharacterized protein LOC129799188, which translates to MEIYSELYQEEYETKATFLELYSRLIIIRHFLEEEDNKNIPADEKKVAELEVDANNLAENLEAINLDREEREDLKEKNKILGRVHKDETNIAATTQKLQRNLKVQLSELQNEFETSEVGQEHVVRRTQSSQTDSQIFTLMQENSELENQVNTIQNDTGSCDEKCHREGHKLEQEIQLKEITMKSLVKEMNSTDDTLVNLQKECHNKMVQLMERKIGTSIQSKDESYSLMGFSNPNTISKGLEIKKKDYVLSELFTKTPITETKDTKGKRKSYPEIKKPGEAVQGSTKAVSEPQKPPKRQKNESARKIVQEEPVKDVKADKMEVDLNEMRSASKTSAQVPSNQQKTVAKEEKKKAEEKKCPRKRLTFADFTELAESKKGEAKKMKSEKKFSQEAVASSQEKKNVSQAEVKNASKEKVKATEKQQVQEKQKPSEKPKPETKAQKKMNFMEMEESKKISEAKRVKVLENIVIKPAVNTPAKSPPSPSGSSFKEFSELNSIMDMGDLGDFGTDACSGDFNIESDNGDFNFQDASSDNAEKNNFGW; encoded by the exons ATGGAGATATACAGTGAACTTTATCAGGAAGAGTATGAAACCAAAGCGACTTTTCTAGAGCTCTACAGCCGTTTGATTA TAATTCGTCATTTCCTGGAGGAAGAGGATAATAAGAATATTCCTGCAGACGAAAAAAAAGTCGCAGAATTGGAGGTGGATGCGAATAATTTGGCCGAGAATCTTGAGGCAATTAATCTGGACAGGGAAGA ACGAGAAGATTTGAAGGAGAAAAATAAGATATTAGGCAGAGTGCATAAAGATGAGACTAACATTGCAGCAACTACACAGAAGTTGCAAAGGAATCTTAAAGTGCAGCTAAGTGAGTTGCAGAATGAATTTGAAACGTCTGAAGTTGGGCAAGAACATGTAGTTCGTCGTACCCAATCTTCTCAGACGGACTCGCAAATTTTCACGTTGATGCAAGAGAATTCAGAACTGGAGAACCAGGTCAATACAATCCAAAATGATACTGGTTCTTGCGATGAAAAGTGTCATAGAGAAGGTCATAAATTAGAGCAGGAAATTCAGTTAAAGGAGATTACTATGAAGTCTCTGGTTAAGGAAATGAATTCAACGGATGATACTCTCGTGAATCTTCAGAAAGAGTGCCACAATAAAATGGTACAATTGATGGAAAGGAAGATAGGGACTTCCATTCAATCCAAGGATGAGTCTTATTCGCTAATGGGGTTTTCTAACCCCAATACTATCTCCAAGGGATTGGAAATCAAGAAAAAGGACTATGTACTTTCTGAACTTTTCACAAAGACGCCAATAACAGAGACAAAAGACACAAAGGGTAAGAGGAAGTCATACCCGGAAATCAAGAAGCCTGGTGAAGCAGTTCAAGGAAGTACAAAAGCGGTCTCAGAACCACAAAAACCTCCGAAAAGGCAGAAGAATGAGTCTGCTCGGAAGATTGTTCAGGAAGAGCCTGTTAAAGATGTGAAGGCAGACAAAATGGAGGTGGACTTGAATGAAATGCGTTCAGCATCAAAGACCTCCGCTCAGGTCCCTTCCAATCAACAAAAAACTGTGGCgaaagaagagaaaaagaaagcaGAAGAGAAGAAATGTCCAAGGAAGCGTTTGACTTTTGCTGATTTCACGGAATTGGCAGAAAGCAAGAAGGGTGAAGCGAAAAAAATGAAGTCAGAGAAGAAATTCTCCCAGGAAGCTGTAGCTTCTTCCCAGGAAAAGAAGAACGTATCACAGGCAGAAGTTAAGAATGCATCAAAGGAGAAAGTGAAGGCAACTGAGAAGCAGCAGGTTCAAGAGAAGCAAAAAccttccgaaaagccaaaaccgGAAACAAAGGCTCAAAAGAAGATGAATTTCATGGAGATGGAAGAATCTAAGAAGATATCGGAAGCCAAGAGAGTTAAGGTGCTTGAAAATATTGTGATTAAACCAGCAGTGAATACTCCGGCCAAGTCCCCACCATCTCCATCTGGATCATCTTTCAAGGAGTTCAGTGAGCTAAATTCAATCATGGACATGGGCGATTTGGGTGACTTCGGAACTGACGCTTGCAGCGGCGATTTCAATATTGAATCCGACAATGGGGACTTCAACTTCCAAGATGCTTCCTCTGACAACGCTGAAAAGAATAACTTCGGTTGGTAA
- the LOC129799184 gene encoding uncharacterized protein LOC129799184: MQIMSFYENIMYPDDSTNPENAREKRSVLGFPYGMPRSGAWTNPWTYAAHPSLMEFRGTPVIPTPPKTQKRRSDIEPTVPAKRVLTEEKMAAHLNNLHISSDFTSHSNSSDFDLEAEMQLESEQPSQYLVNMTQWDLEQKLRNAQRITICDQVKNLEKTDSIIPKVLLDKIENPCTALVLWQPPTILQRLIVPQKELPQDNSTEDEEEADNNNSSAVDLNNFAMDTDL; the protein is encoded by the exons ATGCAGATAATGTCATTTTACGAAAACATCATGTATCCAGATGATTCGACAAATCCAGAAAATGCCAGAGAAAA GAGATCAGTTTTGGGCTTTCCCTATGGGATGCCAAGGAGTGGTGCCTGGACAAATCCATGGACATATGCTGCTCATCCCAGTTTGATGGAATTCAGAGGGACTCCAGTGATTCCAACTCCTCCGAAGACACAGAAACGTCGTTCGGATATTGAGCCAACGGT GCCAGCCAAGAGGGTTCTGACAGAGGAGAAAATGGCAGCACATCTCAATAATCTTCACATAAGCAGTGACTTCACATCCCACAGCAATTCCTCAGACTTCGATCTGGAGGCAGAGATGCAGCTGGAGAGTGAACAGCCGTCGCAGTATCTGGTGAACATGACTCAGTGGGATCTGGAGCAGAAATTGAGGAATGCTCAGAGGATCACAATTTGTGATCAAGTGAAGAATCTCGAGAAGACTGACTCAATCATCCCTAAGGTTCTCCtcgacaaaattgaaaatcccTGCACTGCCCTCGTTCTCTGGCAGCCACCAACGATCCTGCAGAGGCTAATTGTGCCCCAGAAGGAGCTTCCACAGGACAACAGCACGGAGGATGAGGAAGAGGCTGACAACAATAACTCTTCAGCTGTTGATCTCAACAATTTTGCAATGGACACGGATCTTTGA